A section of the Bradyrhizobium oligotrophicum S58 genome encodes:
- a CDS encoding ABC transporter permease yields the protein MTEAVLSAPVVKPAPDRERLAAFGFIAPSMLIIALVFVLPLALLLGVSVLDAKGGINSANYTRLLGTPYYLGVIWNSLRLGLLTTLIAFLVSYPAAFALARARGPLRSTLLATLFLPLAASVIVKAFAWTILLRGDGLINTVLITLGIIEDPIRMIFTQTALITGAVNIFLPFMVLPIYAVVAQLDGRYAEAAATLGASPIVVFFRVILPLTLPGIIAGVALVFSLSVSAYVVPMLLIGEKYPTLATTIAKAYLLAREPGFGAAAGVVLLAIAVIVVALSTLLSREPK from the coding sequence ATGACCGAGGCCGTGCTGTCGGCGCCTGTCGTCAAGCCCGCGCCGGATCGCGAGCGGCTGGCCGCATTCGGCTTCATCGCACCTTCCATGCTGATCATTGCGCTGGTGTTCGTGCTGCCGCTGGCGCTGCTGCTCGGCGTCAGCGTGCTCGATGCCAAGGGCGGCATCAATTCGGCGAACTACACGAGGCTGCTCGGCACGCCCTATTATCTCGGCGTGATCTGGAATTCGCTGCGGCTCGGCCTGCTGACGACCCTGATCGCGTTTCTCGTCTCCTATCCCGCCGCCTTTGCCCTCGCCCGCGCCCGCGGGCCGTTGCGCTCGACGCTGCTGGCGACGCTGTTCCTGCCGCTTGCGGCCTCGGTCATCGTCAAGGCGTTCGCCTGGACCATCCTCTTGCGCGGCGACGGCCTCATCAACACGGTGCTGATCACGCTCGGGATCATCGAGGATCCGATCCGCATGATCTTCACCCAGACCGCGCTGATCACAGGTGCCGTCAACATCTTCCTGCCGTTCATGGTGCTGCCGATCTACGCCGTGGTGGCGCAGCTCGACGGCCGCTACGCCGAGGCCGCTGCGACGCTCGGCGCCTCGCCCATTGTCGTCTTCTTCCGTGTCATCCTGCCGCTGACTCTGCCCGGCATCATCGCCGGCGTGGCGCTGGTGTTCTCGCTGTCGGTGTCGGCCTATGTCGTTCCGATGCTCCTGATCGGCGAGAAATATCCGACGCTCGCCACCACCATCGCCAAGGCCTATCTGCTGGCGCGCGAGCCCGGCTTCGGCGCCGCCGCCGGCGTCGTGCTGCTGGCGATCGCCGTGATCGTGGTTGCGCTCAGTACGCTATTGTCGCGGGAGCCCAAATGA
- a CDS encoding ABC transporter permease, which yields MISRVAAVICWVLAIGLALFLVLPLIVIAAASFSPTPVFDLPLSGASLRWYGRIGRLDGFWPSLSLSLQIAVLSTALSLVAGTLAAIAIARGRLPGATALGTLLVSPLMMPGLVLGIALLQYFRMIGFTATWSALLVAHLVVTLPYVARTMIAGLSRFDFTLVEAARTLGCTYAGGVLRVMVPALAPSFLIAGLFSLLASFDNYPVSIFLTDVRSKTLPIRMLQYIEEAPDPTLAALSTLILAGTLVLLLISDRLVGLHRMAGTGD from the coding sequence ATGATATCGCGCGTTGCAGCCGTCATCTGCTGGGTGCTTGCGATCGGGCTGGCGCTGTTCCTGGTGCTGCCGTTGATCGTGATCGCCGCCGCAAGTTTTTCGCCGACGCCGGTGTTCGACCTGCCGCTGTCAGGCGCATCGCTGCGCTGGTACGGCCGCATCGGCCGGCTCGACGGCTTCTGGCCGTCGCTGTCGTTGTCGCTGCAGATCGCAGTCTTGTCGACCGCGTTGTCGCTGGTCGCCGGCACACTCGCGGCCATCGCGATCGCCCGTGGCAGGCTGCCGGGCGCGACAGCGCTGGGCACGCTGCTGGTGTCGCCCTTGATGATGCCCGGCCTCGTGCTCGGCATCGCGCTGCTGCAGTATTTCCGCATGATCGGCTTCACGGCCACTTGGAGCGCGCTGCTCGTCGCGCATCTCGTGGTGACCCTTCCTTACGTCGCGCGCACCATGATCGCAGGTCTTTCACGTTTCGACTTCACCCTGGTCGAAGCCGCGCGTACGCTCGGCTGCACCTATGCCGGCGGCGTGCTGCGCGTCATGGTGCCGGCGCTGGCGCCGTCGTTCCTGATCGCCGGCCTGTTCAGCCTGCTGGCCTCGTTCGACAACTATCCAGTCTCGATCTTCCTCACCGATGTGCGCTCGAAGACGTTGCCGATCCGCATGCTGCAATATATCGAGGAGGCGCCCGATCCGACCTTGGCCGCGCTCTCCACCCTCATTCTCGCCGGCACCTTGGTGCTGCTGCTGATCAGCGATCGCCTGGTCGGCCTGCATCGCATGGCCGGAACTGGGGATTGA
- a CDS encoding allantoinase PuuE, giving the protein MSSPPAAHRDLRGYAGQPPHPRWPNDARVAVSLVVNFEEGSEFSVSDGDAGNEAIYEVVHRLDGPDPCIDSHFEYGTRAAWWRIMDLFDTHGVKVTVSACGRAVERSPELACDAVARGHEVSAHGWRWQSHAGMSETEEREIIARSVETIQRVTGKPPLGWHTRSASSLHTRRLLVEQGGFLYDSDAYNDDLPYYVAVGGRPHLVLPYAFDSNDMQFFNGSRFRGADFADYVIDAFDWLVREGETAPKMLSIGLHLRMIGRPGRIGALDRILAHVTSSGTAWIAPRADIARHWLVTVPPVS; this is encoded by the coding sequence ATGAGCTCACCGCCTGCCGCACATCGCGATCTCCGGGGCTATGCCGGCCAGCCCCCGCATCCGCGCTGGCCGAACGACGCCCGCGTCGCGGTGTCGCTGGTGGTGAATTTCGAGGAGGGCTCGGAGTTCTCGGTGTCAGACGGCGATGCCGGCAACGAGGCGATCTACGAGGTCGTGCACCGGCTCGACGGACCGGACCCCTGCATCGACAGCCATTTCGAATACGGCACGCGCGCCGCGTGGTGGCGCATCATGGACCTGTTCGACACGCACGGCGTCAAGGTGACGGTCAGCGCCTGCGGCCGTGCGGTGGAGCGCTCGCCGGAACTCGCTTGTGATGCGGTCGCGCGCGGCCACGAGGTGTCGGCGCATGGCTGGCGCTGGCAGAGCCATGCCGGCATGAGCGAGACGGAAGAGCGCGAGATCATCGCGCGCTCCGTCGAGACGATCCAGCGCGTCACCGGCAAACCGCCGCTTGGTTGGCACACGCGCTCGGCGAGCTCGCTCCACACACGTCGGCTGCTGGTCGAGCAGGGCGGCTTCCTCTACGACAGCGACGCCTACAATGACGACCTGCCGTATTACGTCGCTGTCGGCGGCCGGCCGCATCTGGTGCTGCCCTACGCCTTCGACAGCAACGACATGCAATTCTTCAATGGCTCGCGCTTCCGCGGCGCCGACTTCGCCGACTACGTCATCGACGCCTTCGACTGGCTCGTGCGCGAGGGCGAGACAGCGCCGAAGATGCTCTCGATCGGGCTGCATCTGCGCATGATCGGCCGCCCCGGCCGGATCGGCGCGCTCGACCGTATCCTCGCGCATGTCACGTCGAGCGGCACCGCCTGGATCGCCCCGCGCGCCGATATCGCCCGGCACTGGCTGGTGACCGTGCCGCCGGTGTCGTGA